In Panacibacter ginsenosidivorans, the following proteins share a genomic window:
- a CDS encoding STAS domain-containing protein → MNFKIDTKEKFTVITPLQFHLSDNLTAELNQTATNCLQTDIKNVVLNMKEVVSLDEAAATNLMTLQQSFYESNTSFVICEMQPAVSEKLEQMELLEIMNITPTESEAWDIVQMEEIERELMDGFDDQK, encoded by the coding sequence ATGAATTTCAAAATTGATACCAAAGAGAAATTTACGGTTATTACACCCCTGCAGTTTCATTTGTCTGACAATTTAACAGCAGAACTCAATCAAACTGCAACTAATTGTCTGCAAACCGACATAAAGAACGTAGTGCTCAACATGAAGGAAGTGGTTTCATTGGATGAAGCCGCTGCTACAAATCTTATGACGCTGCAGCAATCGTTTTATGAAAGTAACACTTCTTTTGTTATTTGCGAAATGCAACCTGCTGTATCGGAAAAACTTGAGCAAATGGAACTACTTGAAATAATGAATATTACACCAACAGAAAGCGAAGCGTGGGATATTGTGCAAATGGAAGAAATCGAAAGAGAACTGATGGATGGTTTTGACGACCAGAAATAA